A window of Mixophyes fleayi isolate aMixFle1 chromosome 10, aMixFle1.hap1, whole genome shotgun sequence contains these coding sequences:
- the ACP2 gene encoding lysosomal acid phosphatase: MAGKSGAGSFSPLWTVVLLLGQILAAVQLAQARQLRLVTVVYRHGDRSPVRAYPKDVHQESAWPQGFGQLTQVGMRQHWDLGQALRARYKGFLNESYDRHEIYVRSTDVDRTLMSAEANLAGLYPPEGSQVFNPNISWQPIPVHTVPDSEERLLKFPILPCPKYLKLQEETRKSPEYVNKTTDNMNFIQMVANETGLSDCSLESVWSISDILFCESKHNLSLPSWATPDVLARLSNLKDFSFRFLFGIIEQKQKARLQGGVLVAQILKNITAAAHNTSSGLKLIAYSAHDTTLGALQMALDVYNGKQAPYAACHIFELYEESPGNFTVEMYFRNESAQPPFSLTVPGCVHSCPLEKFQSLLQLVVAEDWEKECQLSSPSRDTEVIIGLVVCGCILFLLVVLLLIVLFRQKSQPIGYQHVSDVGEEQS, from the exons ATGGCTGGAAAGAGCGGCGCAGGCTCCTTCTCCCCCCTGTGGACGGTAGTTCTGCTGCTGGGGCAGATCTTGGCAGCTGTACAGCTCGCACAGGCTCGCCAGCTACGCCTGGTCACAGTG GTTTATCGTCATGGCGACCGTTCACCAGTCAGAGCTTACCCAAAGGATGTCCACCAGGAGAGTGCCTGGCCTCAGGGGTTTGGGCAGCTAACACAG GTTGGCATGAGACAGCACTGGGATTTGGGACAAGCATTACGTGCGCGTTACAAAGGATTCCTTAATGAGTCATATGATCGGCATGAG ATCTATGTTAGGAGCACAGACGTGGACCGCACACTTATGAGCGCAGAGGCGAATTTGGCCGGTCTCTACCCACCTGAAGGCTCCCAGGTCTTCAACCCAAACATCTCTTGGCAGCCAATCCCAGTACATACTGTCCCCGATTCTGAGGAGCGG ctcCTGAAATTTCCAATACTTCCTTGTCCAAAATACCTCAAGCTGCAGGAAGAGACACGGAAATCTCCAGAGTATGTCAACAAGACCACGGACAATATG AACTTTATACAAATGGTGGCAAATGAAACTGGTCTGTCCGATTGTTCTTTAGAATCTGTATGGTCCATTTCTGACATTCTCTTCTGTGAG TCAAAGCACAACCTGAGCCTCCCGTCCTGGGCAACACCTGACGTTCTAGCACGACTGAGCAACTTGAAGGATTTCAGCTTCAGGTTCCTGTTTGGGATCATTGAACAGAAGCAGAAAGCTCGTCTGCAGGGAG GTGTTTTGGTGGCTCAGATCCTGAAGAACATAACCGCAGCGGCACACAACACCTCAAGCGGCCTCAAGCTCATTGCGTACTCTGCA CATGACACCACACTGGGCGCTCTACAGATGGCTCTGGATGTCTACAACGGAAAGCAGGCTCCTTACGCTGCCTGCCATATATTCGAGCTGTACGAGGAGAGTCCTGG AAACTTTACAGTAGAGATGTACTTTAGAAATGAGAGTGCACAGCCACCTTTCTCTCTGACCGTCCCGGGCTGTGTGCACAGCTGCCCCCTGGAGaagtttcagagcttgctgcagctggtggtggctgaagactgGGAGAAAGAGTGTCAGCTCTCCAGCCCAAGCAGGGACACAG AGGTCATCATCGGTCTGGTCGTATGTGGGTGCATCCTCTTCCTCCTCGTTGTCCTGCTACTCATAGTCCTATTCCGACAGAAGTCTCAACCAATCGGCTATCAGCACGTGTCAGATGTGGGGGAGGAACAGAGTTGA
- the DDB2 gene encoding DNA damage-binding protein 2 translates to MPPKKSARGKKTLEQTSENKEQEEDSPGKRKREAESGTDQVPQKTTRKKNASKADPESSKGAPDDRKSKKRENLQTSIVHYLYRSTVGENVRAKYLQTPFLRSLASYILYRTNSPFDRRVTTLEWHPTQQNTVAVGSKGGDIILWDYEELNNTLIPGIGAGGCITGMKFDPFNPNQLYTASVAGSTVLQDLSGRTVQMFTNTEDWAMWYCSLDVSASQQCVVTGDNVGNVVLLETCGKEIFKLRLHKKKVTHVEFNPRCDWLLATASVDQTVKLWDLRNIKDKSSCLYTMPHARGVNSAYFSPLDGAKLLTTDQHSEIRVYSAYDWSTPQRIIPHPHRQFQHLTAIKATWHPRYDLIVAGRYPDPQFPGYTADELRTVDVFDGQSGNIVCQLYDPYASGIVSLNKFNPMGDLLASGMGFNILIWSREILLMMKQEEMMKALRDKGIPVGRKEPPKSRPSHSQKDKSGTSETGKTLTVVKEPTNKQRGKSRDK, encoded by the exons ATGCCCCCCAAAAAATCAGCTCGGGGAAAGAAGACATTGGAGCAAACCTCCGAGAATAAGGAGCAGGAAGAGGATTCTCCTGGGAAGAGGAAGCGAGAGGCAGAATCAGGAACTGACCAAGTACCCCAAAAAACCACTAGAAAGAAAAATGCTTCAAAAGCTGATCCAGAGAGCAGCAAAG GTGCGCCCGATGACCGTAAATCCAAGAAACGGGAAAACCTGCAGACAAGCATTGTGCATTACCTGTACCGGAGTACAGTAGGTGAAAATGTTCGAGCCAAG TACCTACAGACTCCATTCCTGCGCTCCCTGGCATCTTATATTCTCTATCGAACCAACAGTCCCTTTGACAGGAGAGTTACAACGCTTGAGTGGCATCCGACTCAGCAGAACACGGTGGCTGTGGGGTCAAAAGGCGGGGACATCATTTTGTGGGACTATGAGGAGCTTAATAACACCCTAATCCCTGGA ATCGGAGCAGGTGGCTGCATTACAGGGATGAAATTCGATCCATTCAATCCTAATCAGCTGTATACGGCATCCGTAGCGGGCAGCACCGTCTTGCAGGATCTGAGTGGGCGTACTGTACAGATGTTTACAAACACTGAAGACTGGGC CATGTGGTACTGCAGCTTAGATGTATCAGCTAGCCAGCAGTGCGTGGTTACAGGCGATAACGTGGGCAACGTGGTGCTCCTGGAGACGTGTGGAAAAGAG atctTTAAGCTGAGGCTGCACAAGAAGAAAGTGACACATGTGGAATTTAACCCTCGATGTGACTGGCTTCTGGCCACTGCCTCTGTGGATCAAACGGTCAAGCTCTGGGACTTGAGAAACATCAAGGACAAGTCCAGCTGCCTCTATACCATGCCACATGCTCGCGGTGTGAACTCTG CTTATTTCAGTCCACTGGATGGAGCCAAGCTTCTCACCACTGACCAGCACAGTGAAATCCGAGTTTACTCTGCGTATGATTGGTCAACGCCACAGCGTATTATTCCTCACCCACATCGCCAGTTCCAGCACCTGACTGCCATCAAG GCCACGTGGCATCCCCGTTATGACTTGATAGTTGCTGGACGATACCCAGACCCTCAGTTCCCAGGGTACACAGCAGATGAGCTGCGCACAGTGGATGTGTTTGATGGGCAAAGTGGGAACATAGTCTGCCAGCTGTACGATCCCTATGCGTCTGGTATTGTCTCG TTGAACAAGTTCAATCCAATGGGAGACCTATTGGCATCAGGAATGG GTTTTAACATCTTGATCTGGAGTCGTGAGATTCTGCTGATGATGAAGCAAGAAGAAATGATGAAGGCGTTGAGAGATAAGGGGATTCCGGTGGGGAGGAAAGAACCACCAAAATCTCGCCCTTCCCATTCTCAAAAGGACAAGTCTGGCACATCAGAGACAGGGAAAACGCTGACTGTTGTAAAAGAACCAACTAATAAACAACGTGGAAAAAGCAGAGACAAATGA